A part of Eubacterium sp. AB3007 genomic DNA contains:
- the plsY gene encoding glycerol-3-phosphate 1-O-acyltransferase PlsY has protein sequence MMVNGYFILSVVIAYFLGNISPSTIQAKMAGHDIKKEGSGNAGTTNTFRVLGAKAAVITLVIDIAKGVLAVLLGGWLCSSVAAYACALAVLLGHVFPVLLRFQGGKGVATAFGAFLAIDWRMALLCLLIVAVVVLLSRYVSLGSLTAAIACPFLCMWLEPGFVPYGVVMALIVIFKHRSNLMRLVRGEENKLNFHKRDRKGE, from the coding sequence ATGATGGTTAATGGATATTTTATTTTGTCTGTCGTCATCGCTTATTTTCTGGGGAACATATCTCCTTCTACGATCCAGGCGAAGATGGCAGGTCATGACATCAAGAAGGAAGGCAGTGGCAATGCAGGCACCACCAATACGTTTCGTGTGTTGGGGGCCAAGGCAGCCGTTATCACACTTGTGATCGATATCGCCAAAGGCGTTCTGGCGGTTTTGCTGGGCGGATGGCTTTGTTCTTCGGTTGCGGCTTATGCCTGTGCGCTGGCCGTACTGCTGGGACATGTGTTCCCGGTACTCCTGAGGTTTCAGGGGGGAAAGGGAGTAGCCACCGCGTTTGGCGCGTTTCTGGCTATCGACTGGAGGATGGCGCTTCTATGCCTGCTGATCGTAGCTGTGGTAGTGCTTCTGTCCAGATATGTTTCGCTGGGGTCCTTGACGGCAGCCATCGCATGTCCGTTTCTGTGTATGTGGCTGGAACCCGGCTTTGTGCCTTATGGCGTAGTGATGGCACTGATCGTGATTTTCAAGCACCGGAGCAACCTGATGAGGCTTGTCCGTGGTGAAGAAAATAAATTGAATTTCCATAAGAGAGACAGGAAAGGGGAATGA
- the ftsY gene encoding signal recognition particle-docking protein FtsY, whose translation MMERISERKKSFFGKLAERLNDALYMHVEIDEDMMDEIEEILITSDIGMDTTMNIMEELRTYIKDNAIVLSKNVRKGLKQIIARLIDKGERNKLSDKTPLVIMMIGINGGGKTTTIAKLGNKLKREGKTVMFAAADTFRAAAAEQLDIWGKRIGVNTVMHQEGADPSAVLFDAIQSAKAKHIDVLICDTAGRLQTKKNLMTELEKMNRVISREYPEADRETLLILDATNGKNAISQAKEFNEVAEISGVVITKLDGTAKGGIAITIADEFDMPIKFIGTGEGIEDIQEFDAEEFAGGIFNE comes from the coding sequence ATGATGGAAAGAATATCAGAAAGAAAAAAATCTTTTTTCGGAAAGCTGGCGGAACGGCTGAATGATGCTTTGTATATGCACGTTGAGATCGATGAGGACATGATGGATGAGATCGAAGAGATCCTCATCACCTCGGATATCGGCATGGATACCACCATGAACATCATGGAGGAATTGCGCACGTACATCAAGGATAATGCCATCGTCCTTTCCAAGAACGTCAGAAAGGGACTGAAACAGATCATAGCCCGACTGATCGACAAGGGAGAGCGTAACAAATTATCCGACAAGACCCCGCTGGTCATCATGATGATCGGCATCAATGGAGGTGGTAAGACCACCACCATCGCCAAACTGGGAAACAAACTCAAGAGAGAAGGCAAGACTGTCATGTTTGCCGCCGCAGATACCTTTCGCGCCGCGGCAGCGGAGCAGCTTGACATCTGGGGCAAGCGCATCGGTGTCAACACCGTCATGCATCAGGAGGGCGCAGATCCCAGCGCTGTCCTGTTTGATGCGATCCAGTCGGCAAAAGCCAAGCACATCGACGTGCTGATATGTGATACGGCAGGAAGGTTACAGACCAAGAAGAACCTTATGACAGAGCTTGAGAAGATGAACCGTGTGATCAGCCGAGAGTATCCTGAGGCAGACAGAGAAACCCTTTTGATCCTGGATGCCACCAACGGCAAGAACGCGATCTCTCAAGCTAAAGAGTTCAACGAGGTGGCGGAGATCTCCGGTGTGGTGATCACCAAACTGGATGGCACTGCAAAGGGTGGGATCGCCATCACCATCGCAGACGAGTTCGACATGCCCATCAAGTTCATTGGAACAGGAGAGGGCATCGAAGACATCCAGGAATTTGACGCAGAAGAGTTTGCCGGAGGTATTTTCAATGAGTAA
- the der gene encoding ribosome biogenesis GTPase Der, translating into MSKPIVAVVGRPNVGKSTFFNSIVGRRVSIVEDTPGVTRDRIYAEAEWNGVHFGLIDTGGIEPDSKDVILSQMREQAQVAMDMANVIIFMVDGKEGMTAADEEVAAMLRKTGKKVILLVNKIDKPSDPPDTLYDFYELGIGEPIPVSSANKLNFGDVLDEVVAAFPKGAGEGEDDRTHLAVIGKPNVGKSSLINALIKENRVIVSDIAGTTRDSIDTPFRWQGEEYVLIDTAGIRRKSKVYENIEKYSVLRAVAAIERSDVCILMIDAAEGVTEQDKKICGIAHEAGKGIVVVVNKWDLIEKETNTMRDFRQKVLSELVFATYAPVVFTSVKDNVRLQEVMKTADKVAQIRKTRIPTGQLNSLIADAMMMKQPPSDKGKRLKIYYVTQVGIEPPLFSFQVNKRSLMHFSYSRYIENRIRDTFGFEGTSIKFVFREKREKDQ; encoded by the coding sequence ATGAGTAAGCCAATCGTGGCCGTGGTCGGCAGACCAAACGTGGGAAAGTCCACGTTCTTCAACAGCATCGTGGGACGCCGAGTCTCCATCGTGGAGGACACCCCCGGTGTGACCAGAGACAGAATCTATGCGGAGGCGGAGTGGAACGGCGTACACTTCGGTCTGATCGACACAGGTGGTATCGAGCCGGATAGCAAGGACGTCATCCTGTCCCAGATGCGGGAGCAGGCGCAGGTGGCTATGGATATGGCTAATGTGATCATCTTCATGGTAGACGGGAAGGAAGGGATGACAGCTGCAGACGAGGAAGTCGCTGCCATGCTCCGCAAGACCGGAAAGAAAGTCATCCTTCTTGTAAACAAGATCGACAAGCCCTCCGATCCACCGGACACCCTGTATGATTTCTATGAGCTGGGGATCGGCGAACCGATCCCGGTCTCTTCCGCCAACAAACTCAATTTCGGAGATGTGCTGGATGAGGTGGTTGCGGCTTTCCCAAAGGGGGCCGGAGAAGGAGAGGATGACCGGACACATCTGGCGGTGATCGGAAAGCCAAACGTGGGGAAATCTTCACTCATCAACGCACTCATCAAGGAGAACAGGGTTATCGTATCAGACATCGCCGGTACTACCAGAGATTCCATCGACACACCTTTCCGTTGGCAGGGTGAGGAATACGTCCTGATCGATACGGCTGGCATTCGGCGTAAGAGCAAGGTGTATGAGAATATCGAGAAATACAGCGTGCTCCGTGCAGTAGCTGCCATCGAGCGTTCAGATGTTTGTATCCTGATGATCGATGCGGCAGAAGGCGTGACAGAGCAGGACAAGAAGATCTGTGGAATCGCCCATGAGGCCGGAAAAGGGATCGTAGTCGTGGTCAACAAGTGGGATCTGATCGAGAAGGAAACCAATACCATGAGGGACTTCCGGCAGAAGGTGCTTTCTGAACTCGTATTCGCCACCTATGCACCAGTGGTGTTCACCTCGGTGAAGGATAACGTTCGGTTGCAGGAGGTCATGAAGACCGCTGACAAGGTGGCCCAGATCCGAAAGACCAGGATTCCGACAGGACAGCTGAACAGCCTGATCGCGGATGCGATGATGATGAAACAACCGCCTTCCGACAAGGGGAAGAGACTGAAGATATACTATGTAACACAGGTTGGTATCGAGCCACCGCTCTTCTCCTTCCAGGTGAACAAGCGGAGCCTGATGCACTTCTCCTACTCCCGCTATATCGAAAACAGGATCCGGGATACCTTCGGGTTTGAAGGTACTTCCATCAAGTTCGTGTTCAGAGAGAAGAGAGAGAAGGATCAATGA